A window of Patescibacteria group bacterium contains these coding sequences:
- the rpoC gene encoding DNA-directed RNA polymerase subunit beta', with the protein MFQRQDTLKITDFDAIRLRVASPEVIRGWSHGEVLKPETINYRTQKPEKSGLFAEEIFGPAKDFECYCGKYKKIRYKGIVCDKCGVEVTHSIVRRERMGHIELAAPISHIWFLRGVPSKIGTVLDLSVQALEKVIYFASFIVTDVNEEARAQMSEQVKQEYKSKQKMIEGEFKRDAGRLAEKFAGDEKKVAAELKHLEEIRSGKEAELEEDFEEVEAELKDLKPMSIISEQTYHDYSLKYGHIFEAAIGAEAVKEMLSRFNMGKTMELIEAELEDASAAKRDRLMRRLKLLKSLSANDLKASWMILDALPVIPPDLRPMVPLDGGRFATSDLNDLYRRVINRNNRLKRLKELNAPEVISRNEKRMLQEAVDALIDNSARHSKTVIAATGKKRQLKSLADQLKGKQGRFRQNLLGKRIDYSGRSVIVVGPHLRLDQCGIPKKMALELFKPFVIAKLIQREYVHNIRSANRFIEGGRGETWDILEEIIKDAFVLLNRAPTLHRLGIQAFRPTLIEGKAIQIHPLVCEAYNADFDGDQMAVHVPLTDEAKREARELMLSTKNLLKPAHGGPVATPGKDIAWGAFYMTMTFDEPDEKKAKAFACALDATYAYQAGAIKLNDWIRVRMEEGLVLTTIGRILVNERFPKDIPFMNQTMGKKELANVVKYALELHGSQEAADLLDRLKEMGFSYITKSGYSYGMGNLPELPGKAALIDEGSRRVREVEDFFAQGLLTSAERHQQVVKVWNEIKDRIAEIAKKALPKNNSAYTMIESGARGTWGQMTQTIGMKGLVANPSGEIIELPVKSSFKDGYDVLEFFISSHGVRKGLTDTALRTANAGYLTRRLVDVAQDVVVRDEDCGDDQGVTLTKAESDEIGEPLLVRILGRFAMSPIVKPGGRKTLVGADELITEDHIRELEAAKEPLESAHVRSVMTCRERRGVCQKCYGYDLAYNKLVKLGTAVGIVAAQSIGEPGTQLTMRTFHTGGVAGKDITQGLPRVEELFEARSPKQKAVMAEVSGKVTIETAAREIVQAGTGKQIVDMRPGQKTVQIAHLSVEEKEFEFTKDAVVKVKEGAKVKVGQLLAVGDEGEITSDVDGVAKLGKDAVTVLYEAEKVREYIIPPGFTLYVKDGDEIEAGAPLTDGNLDLQLLFKHKGKDAVMKYLSKETQFIYASQGQKLNNKHIEIIIKQLFSRVRVIDPGDTDLLPGETIERATFLDANDLVGKGEKEATAEDLFLGITKISLSTDSWLSAASFQETARVLINAAVTGKVDTLAGLKENVIIGRLIPAGTGFGAESQLVNTRVVPEPKREEDVA; encoded by the coding sequence ATGTTTCAACGCCAAGACACGCTGAAGATCACGGACTTCGACGCCATCCGCCTGCGCGTGGCCTCCCCGGAAGTCATCCGCGGCTGGAGCCACGGCGAGGTGCTCAAGCCCGAGACGATCAACTACCGCACCCAGAAGCCGGAGAAGAGCGGACTGTTCGCCGAAGAGATCTTCGGGCCGGCCAAGGACTTCGAATGCTACTGCGGCAAGTACAAGAAGATCCGCTACAAGGGGATCGTGTGCGACAAGTGCGGGGTGGAGGTCACGCACTCCATCGTCCGACGCGAGCGCATGGGCCACATCGAGCTCGCCGCGCCCATCAGCCACATCTGGTTCCTGCGCGGGGTGCCAAGCAAGATCGGCACGGTGCTCGACCTGTCCGTGCAGGCGCTTGAGAAGGTGATCTACTTCGCCTCGTTCATCGTGACCGACGTCAACGAGGAGGCGCGCGCGCAGATGTCCGAGCAGGTGAAGCAGGAGTACAAGAGCAAGCAGAAGATGATCGAGGGCGAGTTCAAGCGCGATGCCGGGCGCCTCGCGGAGAAGTTCGCCGGCGACGAGAAGAAGGTCGCCGCGGAACTGAAGCACCTCGAGGAGATCCGTTCGGGCAAGGAGGCCGAGCTTGAGGAGGATTTCGAGGAGGTGGAGGCGGAGCTGAAGGACCTGAAGCCCATGTCCATCATCTCCGAGCAGACCTATCACGACTACTCCCTCAAGTACGGCCACATCTTCGAGGCCGCCATCGGCGCCGAGGCCGTGAAGGAGATGCTCTCGCGCTTCAACATGGGGAAGACCATGGAGCTGATCGAGGCCGAGCTCGAGGACGCCAGCGCCGCCAAGCGCGACCGCCTCATGCGCCGCCTCAAGCTCTTGAAGTCGCTCTCCGCCAACGACCTCAAGGCGTCGTGGATGATCCTCGACGCGCTCCCGGTGATTCCTCCGGACCTGCGCCCGATGGTGCCCTTGGACGGCGGCCGCTTCGCGACGTCCGACCTCAACGACCTGTACCGCCGCGTCATCAACCGCAACAACCGCCTGAAGCGCCTCAAGGAGCTCAACGCCCCGGAGGTCATCTCGCGCAACGAGAAGCGCATGCTCCAGGAAGCGGTGGACGCGCTCATCGATAACAGCGCGCGGCACTCGAAGACCGTGATCGCGGCGACCGGCAAGAAGCGCCAGCTGAAATCGCTCGCCGACCAGCTGAAGGGCAAGCAGGGCCGGTTCCGCCAGAACCTGCTCGGGAAACGCATCGACTACTCCGGCCGCTCCGTGATCGTGGTGGGCCCGCACTTGCGGCTCGACCAGTGCGGCATCCCCAAGAAGATGGCGCTCGAGCTGTTCAAGCCGTTCGTGATCGCCAAGCTCATCCAGCGCGAGTACGTGCACAACATCCGTTCGGCCAACCGCTTCATCGAAGGCGGCCGCGGCGAGACCTGGGACATCCTGGAAGAGATCATCAAGGACGCCTTCGTGCTCTTGAACCGCGCTCCCACCCTCCACCGCCTGGGCATCCAGGCGTTCCGCCCCACCCTCATCGAAGGGAAGGCGATCCAGATCCATCCGCTCGTGTGCGAGGCGTACAACGCCGACTTCGATGGCGACCAGATGGCCGTGCACGTGCCGCTCACCGACGAGGCCAAGCGCGAGGCGCGCGAGCTCATGCTTTCCACCAAGAACCTGCTGAAGCCCGCCCACGGCGGCCCGGTGGCGACGCCCGGCAAGGACATCGCCTGGGGCGCGTTTTACATGACCATGACCTTCGACGAGCCCGACGAGAAGAAGGCCAAGGCGTTCGCCTGCGCGCTCGACGCCACGTATGCGTACCAGGCCGGGGCCATCAAGCTCAACGACTGGATCCGGGTGCGCATGGAAGAAGGGCTCGTGCTCACCACCATCGGCCGCATCCTCGTGAACGAGCGCTTCCCCAAGGACATCCCGTTCATGAACCAGACGATGGGCAAGAAGGAGCTGGCGAACGTGGTGAAATACGCGCTCGAGCTCCACGGCTCTCAGGAGGCCGCCGACCTGCTCGACCGGCTCAAGGAGATGGGGTTCAGCTACATCACCAAGTCCGGCTACTCCTACGGCATGGGCAACCTCCCCGAGCTCCCGGGCAAGGCCGCGCTCATCGACGAAGGTTCCCGCCGCGTGCGCGAGGTGGAAGACTTCTTCGCGCAGGGCCTGCTCACGTCCGCCGAGCGCCACCAGCAGGTGGTGAAGGTGTGGAACGAGATCAAGGACCGCATCGCGGAAATCGCCAAGAAGGCGCTTCCCAAGAACAACTCGGCCTACACCATGATCGAGTCGGGCGCGCGCGGCACCTGGGGCCAGATGACGCAGACCATCGGCATGAAGGGGCTGGTGGCCAACCCGAGCGGCGAGATCATCGAGCTGCCCGTGAAGTCCTCCTTCAAGGACGGCTATGACGTGCTGGAGTTCTTCATCTCCTCCCACGGCGTGCGCAAGGGTCTTACCGACACCGCGCTGCGTACCGCCAACGCCGGGTACCTCACCCGCCGTCTCGTGGACGTCGCCCAGGACGTGGTGGTGCGCGACGAGGACTGCGGCGACGACCAGGGCGTGACGCTCACCAAGGCCGAGTCCGACGAGATCGGCGAGCCGCTCTTGGTGCGCATCCTCGGCCGGTTCGCCATGTCGCCCATCGTGAAGCCCGGCGGGCGCAAGACGCTCGTCGGCGCCGACGAGCTCATCACCGAGGACCACATCCGCGAGCTCGAGGCGGCCAAGGAGCCGCTTGAGAGCGCGCACGTGCGCTCCGTGATGACCTGCCGCGAGCGTCGCGGCGTGTGCCAGAAGTGCTACGGCTACGACCTCGCCTACAACAAGCTGGTGAAGCTCGGCACGGCCGTGGGCATCGTCGCGGCCCAGTCGATCGGCGAGCCCGGCACCCAGCTCACGATGCGCACCTTCCACACCGGCGGCGTGGCCGGCAAGGACATCACGCAGGGCCTCCCGCGCGTGGAAGAGCTGTTCGAGGCGCGAAGCCCCAAGCAGAAGGCGGTGATGGCCGAAGTGAGCGGCAAGGTCACCATCGAGACCGCGGCGCGCGAGATCGTGCAGGCCGGCACGGGAAAGCAGATCGTGGACATGCGCCCGGGACAGAAGACCGTGCAGATCGCGCACCTCTCCGTGGAGGAGAAGGAGTTCGAGTTCACGAAGGACGCTGTCGTGAAGGTAAAGGAAGGGGCCAAGGTGAAGGTGGGCCAGCTGCTCGCCGTGGGTGACGAAGGCGAGATCACGAGCGACGTGGATGGCGTCGCCAAGCTCGGGAAAGACGCCGTCACGGTGCTGTACGAGGCCGAGAAGGTGCGCGAGTACATCATCCCGCCCGGCTTCACCTTGTACGTGAAGGATGGCGACGAGATCGAGGCTGGCGCCCCGCTCACCGATGGCAACCTCGACCTCCAGCTCCTGTTCAAGCACAAGGGCAAGGACGCGGTGATGAAGTACCTGTCCAAGGAGACGCAGTTCATCTACGCTTCCCAGGGCCAGAAGCTCAACAACAAGCATATCGAGATCATCATCAAGCAGCTGTTCTCCCGCGTGCGCGTCATCGATCCGGGCGACACCGACCTGCTCCCCGGCGAGACCATCGAGCGCGCCACCTTCCTCGACGCCAACGACCTGGTGGGCAAGGGGGAGAAAGAGGCGACCGCCGAGGACCTGTTCCTGGGCATCACCAAGATCTCGCTCTCCACGGACTCGTGGCTCTCCGCCGCGTCCTTCCAAGAGACCGCCCGCGTGCTCATCAACGCGGCCGTCACCGGCAAGGTGGACACGCTCGCCGGCCTCAAGGAGAACGTGATCATCGGCCGCCTCATCCCGGCCGGCACCGGCTTCGGCGCCGAAAGCCAGCTCGTGAACACCCGCGTGGTGCCCGAGCCCAAGCGCGAAGAGGACGTCGCCTAG
- a CDS encoding type II toxin-antitoxin system death-on-curing family toxin produces MDPSSNSSPKNSELFYPSSEAILEWGRLLEKSEGGELQGLLPFVDEEWAAEMRDCFEVNQLHPDHDIVSASARLFHRITKNHRLVDGNKRSAVICTYLFIFGNGHNLKIAARNLYELTRHVAEDEASPETAVNVLKRLFSEFIANETDAQ; encoded by the coding sequence ATGGATCCGTCATCAAACAGCTCGCCGAAGAATAGCGAGCTGTTTTATCCGTCGTCTGAAGCGATTTTGGAATGGGGACGGTTGCTGGAGAAAAGCGAAGGAGGGGAACTGCAAGGCCTACTCCCATTCGTTGACGAGGAATGGGCGGCGGAGATGCGCGACTGCTTTGAGGTGAATCAGTTGCATCCTGACCACGACATCGTCTCGGCATCCGCGCGACTGTTCCATCGCATTACGAAGAATCATCGTCTGGTCGATGGTAACAAACGCAGCGCCGTCATTTGCACGTATTTATTTATCTTCGGAAATGGGCACAACCTTAAGATCGCCGCGCGTAATCTTTACGAGCTCACGCGACATGTAGCGGAGGATGAGGCATCGCCAGAAACAGCCGTGAACGTCCTGAAGCGGCTATTCTCGGAGTTCATCGCGAATGAAACGGACGCTCAATGA
- a CDS encoding endonuclease/exonuclease/phosphatase family protein, which translates to MRLITLNCWGGKERMRDLLLDFVRREGAATDFLCLQEVDHEGTGKFPFVDEDPELFGKFADILPDHTGYFHPHFRDFFGLGAFVRTSVPVMKAEERFVHLHKGFEPEGDIGHRARHLQVITCEMGGKTFSVINFHGLWNGQGKGDSSDRLEQSRKIVEALKFLKGEIVLCGDFNLEPDTESMAIIEAAGLRNLVKEYGVTSTRTSLYTKPGKFADYILVSKGIKVKNFRVLPDEVSDHAPLMLEFEV; encoded by the coding sequence ATGAGATTGATCACGCTCAATTGTTGGGGAGGGAAGGAGAGGATGCGCGACCTGCTGCTTGATTTCGTCCGTCGTGAAGGCGCTGCAACGGATTTCCTTTGTCTGCAGGAAGTGGACCATGAGGGCACGGGGAAGTTCCCGTTCGTCGACGAGGACCCGGAACTGTTCGGGAAGTTCGCCGACATCCTCCCTGACCACACGGGATATTTCCATCCGCATTTCCGCGACTTCTTCGGTCTCGGGGCGTTCGTCCGGACGTCCGTTCCCGTCATGAAGGCCGAGGAACGGTTCGTACACCTCCACAAAGGTTTCGAACCAGAAGGGGATATCGGGCATCGTGCGCGTCATCTACAGGTCATCACGTGCGAGATGGGCGGGAAGACATTTTCCGTCATCAACTTCCACGGGCTTTGGAATGGCCAGGGGAAAGGAGATTCGTCGGACCGGCTCGAGCAGTCACGCAAGATCGTCGAAGCCTTGAAATTTTTGAAGGGAGAAATCGTCCTCTGCGGGGATTTCAACTTGGAACCAGACACGGAGAGCATGGCCATCATCGAAGCGGCCGGGTTGCGGAACCTCGTGAAGGAATATGGCGTCACGAGCACGCGTACGAGCCTATACACGAAGCCAGGGAAGTTCGCGGATTACATCCTTGTTTCGAAAGGAATCAAGGTAAAGAATTTCCGCGTGCTGCCGGACGAGGTGTCCGACCATGCGCCGCTCATGTTGGAGTTCGAGGTTTGA
- a CDS encoding class I SAM-dependent methyltransferase, which yields MKRTLNDDMKDADKRIVEYERIHSIRPIQFLKLNQAIAPKNGERILDAAAGYGSVSKSLHAYARSKHLEVDQYLLEESRVQMKRARRFLPWMKKERMVVGSMLRTPYPDGFFDTIVVKMGLHEVARKQQLRLFREMRRIIRAGGKLIIWDLAFNRSNQKILSDIIRKKDLLAGYKQLAKMRYFPTSDEILTMYHDAGFAKVKAPHSFTYRFASRLRLEEEFGGDRSKLLALNAYIEKLLPTPLKKRLKFVKAGDSVSLNFSKKIFIGV from the coding sequence ATGAAACGGACGCTCAATGACGATATGAAAGATGCCGATAAGCGGATCGTTGAATACGAGCGCATCCATTCGATTCGTCCGATTCAGTTCTTGAAGTTGAATCAGGCTATCGCACCGAAGAATGGCGAGCGCATCCTGGATGCGGCGGCGGGCTACGGTTCAGTGAGTAAATCGCTTCACGCATACGCCCGCTCCAAACATCTAGAAGTCGATCAATATCTACTGGAGGAGAGTCGTGTTCAAATGAAACGCGCTCGTCGTTTCCTTCCATGGATGAAGAAGGAACGGATGGTCGTGGGTTCGATGCTCCGTACGCCGTACCCCGACGGCTTCTTTGATACGATTGTGGTCAAGATGGGTCTTCATGAGGTGGCGCGGAAACAGCAATTACGGCTCTTCCGAGAAATGAGGCGGATCATTCGTGCTGGCGGAAAGCTAATCATTTGGGATCTCGCGTTCAATCGATCGAACCAGAAAATCCTTTCGGACATCATCCGAAAGAAGGATTTGTTGGCGGGCTACAAGCAACTGGCCAAAATGCGCTACTTCCCGACGTCGGATGAGATCCTGACGATGTACCACGATGCTGGATTCGCTAAGGTGAAGGCTCCCCACTCATTTACCTATCGATTTGCTTCACGTCTCCGCTTGGAGGAGGAGTTCGGTGGTGACCGCAGCAAGCTGTTGGCGTTGAATGCCTACATCGAGAAGCTCTTGCCCACGCCACTGAAAAAACGGTTAAAATTTGTGAAAGCCGGAGATAGCGTTTCTCTGAATTTTTCGAAAAAGATTTTCATCGGAGTGTAG
- a CDS encoding YebC/PmpR family DNA-binding transcriptional regulator, which yields MARHSHWHNIQLKKGKADAKRAGVFSKLAKNITMAAKEGGGDASFNFKLRMAVDAAKAVNMPNDNIQRAIDRGTGGGEGAVLEEVIYEGFGPAGVALMIVCVTDNRNRTVAEVKTLASKNGGNVGASGSVAWMFDRKGMVTVGDATGVKDRDVFELTLIEAGASDIQWDADACLVLSAPNDLAKVAAAIEAQALKADDVRIGYVPKTSVAVEDAAAKEQLDKLLEILDDHDDVEAVYTNEG from the coding sequence ATGGCCCGCCATTCCCACTGGCACAACATCCAGCTCAAGAAAGGCAAGGCCGACGCCAAGCGCGCGGGCGTTTTTTCGAAGCTGGCGAAGAACATCACGATGGCGGCAAAGGAGGGCGGGGGAGATGCCTCGTTCAACTTCAAGCTGCGCATGGCCGTGGATGCGGCGAAGGCCGTGAACATGCCGAACGATAACATCCAGCGCGCCATCGATCGTGGGACGGGCGGGGGCGAAGGAGCCGTCCTGGAGGAAGTCATCTACGAAGGGTTCGGTCCAGCGGGCGTCGCGCTCATGATCGTGTGCGTCACGGACAATCGCAATCGGACGGTCGCTGAGGTGAAGACGCTCGCGAGCAAGAACGGCGGGAACGTCGGGGCGTCTGGATCCGTCGCCTGGATGTTCGACCGGAAGGGAATGGTCACCGTCGGTGACGCGACGGGCGTGAAGGACCGCGACGTGTTCGAGCTTACGCTTATCGAGGCTGGCGCAAGCGACATCCAATGGGACGCCGACGCCTGTCTCGTGTTGAGTGCGCCGAACGACCTCGCGAAGGTCGCTGCTGCCATCGAGGCGCAGGCCCTCAAGGCCGATGATGTGCGTATCGGGTATGTGCCGAAGACATCGGTGGCGGTCGAAGATGCTGCCGCGAAGGAACAGCTCGATAAGCTCCTAGAGATCCTTGATGACCATGATGATGTGGAGGCGGTGTACACGAATGAAGGGTAA